Proteins encoded by one window of Aphis gossypii isolate Hap1 chromosome X, ASM2018417v2, whole genome shotgun sequence:
- the LOC114123253 gene encoding myotubularin-related protein 14 isoform X1, whose amino-acid sequence MDKNVVSEDDISSLIGHFAKETFKCTNSDSFGFDVMEKCLNLLRLDYKFMIIDNSKGRINEQYPHKIPILQHERFPRGPRTSSSSVDDISPKGNCNRKRNSLGAPSPSNHSSPEPYVRSQSPRLNSPKKTSEAVGTDVVLIDTLINEAKFARCRNRFVVPVILYQGKYICRSSTIARMTEIGLGTATAKGLSFEEFRQLDKKRKCDVELLNAWKVGTIIDLMVENEKQKYLFAVTSSEKVDDTQKYAVFRIIPTPYPGCEFFHDFKKNNYNSEGLMFDWSDPSIDSTLNVKPNPAVDQLDIQWSKYKEWDLRQLTENYLSLMLKYVWCSSKGILIHCISGWDRTPMFISLLRMSLWADGVIHKSLSPSQILYLTLGYDWYLFGHNLENRLEKGEDIMHFCFHFLKYIFSDDFKTPSMPSAVTAPSSPKYSSHMSEFDLTDLDQLDIRSRNNSNGSNEDLTNGKSYDTLEDNYSQFDFEPTPKLKSIKKPAEKFFITETIYEMEDIEDIDDDDFIMSDEVETKRYKCSSPRRRHRSVRSPELDFDFDDCEIPSNLDRTMPVDMPTSHKIRTYSNSSETDEWSMVTQTGSLNGNDLSENRFRPISSRENRLSAVRELFHKCYSTYGYKTDGPEDARNISRN is encoded by the exons ATGGATAAGAACGTCGTGTCCGAGGACGACATCAGTTCGTTGATTGGACATTTCGCAAAAGAGACGTTCAAATGCACCAACAGCGATTCGTTT gGTTTTGATGTTatggaaaaatgtttaaatctaTTACGACTGGATTACAAATTTATG ATAATTGATAATAGCAAAGGACGTATAAATGAGCAATATCCAcataaaataccaattttacAACATGAAAGGTTTCCAAGAGGTCCAAGAACTTCATCTAGTTCTGTTGATGACATTTCACCAAAAGGAAATTGTAATCGAAAAAGGAACAGTTTAGGTGCACCTTCACCTAGTAATCATTCATCTCCAGAACCTTATGTGCGATCTCAATCACCAAGGCTTAATAGCCCCAAAAAAACTAGTGAAGCAGTTGGTACTGATGTAGTATTAATTGATACTTTGATAAATGAAGCCAAATTTGCACGTTGTCGTAATCGTTTTGTTGTACctgtcatattatatcaaggaaaatatatttgccg GTCTTCAACAATAGCAAGAATGACAGAAATAGGTCTTGGGACTGCAACAGCAAAAGGTTTATCTTTTGAAGAATTCAGACAACTTGATAAAAAGAGAAAATGCGATGTTGAATTACTTAATGCTTGGAAAGTTGGcactattattgatttaatggtTGAAAACgaaaagcaaaaatatttatttgc tgtCACATCTTCAGAAAAAGTAGATGATACTCAAAAATATGCCGTGTTccgtattatacctacaccATATCCAGGATGTGAATTTTTCCacgatttcaaaaaaaacaattataattctgAAGGATTAATGTTTGATTGGTCTGATCCGTCTATTGACTCAACGCTTAATGTGAAACCTAATCCTGCTGTTGATCAGTTGGATATCCAATGGAGTAAATACaag GAGTGGGACTTGCGGCAACTGACAGAAAATTACTTAAGTttgatgttaaaatatgtttggtgTTCATCTAAAGGTATTTTAATCCATTGCATCAGTGGTTGGGATCGTACACCTATGTTTATATCACTATTGAGAATGTCCTTATGGGCTGATGGTGTTATCCATAAATCATTATCTCCTAGCCAAATTCTTTATTTGACACTTGGGTATGACTGGTATTTATTCGGACATAACCTTGAAAATCGTCTTGAAAAAGGAGAagatataatgcatttttgttttcatttcctcaaatatatttttagtgatgATTTTAAAACTCCTAGTATGCC ttCTGCTGTTACTGCACCAAGTAGTCCTAAATACTCTTCACACATGAGTGAATTTGACTTAACTGATTTGGATCAATTAGATATTCGTTCACGAAATAATAGTAATGGCAG TAATGAAGATTTAACTAATGGTAAATCTTATGATACTTTGGAAGATAATTATTCacaatttgattttgaacCAACTCCTaaactaaaatcaataaaaaaaccagCAGAGAAGTTTTTCATAACAGAAACCATTTATGAAATGGAAGACATTGAAGACATTGATGATGATGATTTTATCATGTCTGATGAAGTAGAAACAAAACGGTATAAATGTTCATCTCCTCGCAGGCGGCATCGTTCAGTTAGGTCTCCAGAGttagattttgattttgacgACTGCGAAATTCCATCCAATTTAGATAGAACTATGCCGGTTGACATGCCTACTTCACATAAGATAAGAACCTATTCAAATTCAAGCGAGACTGATga ATGGTCAATGGTAACTCAAACCGGTAGCCTGAATGGTAATGATTTGTCTGAGAATAGATTTCGACCGATTTCATC aCGAGAAAACAGATTATCTGCTGTCAGAGAATTGTTTCATAAATGTTACAGTACATATGGTTACAAAACAGATGGTCCAGAAG
- the LOC114123254 gene encoding cysteine-rich with EGF-like domain protein 2 isoform X1, producing the protein MLLLLMLPIVQLIHGLDVSKFVPKVSADNSPCKSCKILIQSFEKGLERTKNGHFGGGNTAWEEKNLLTYSKSEIRFVEIHDSLCTELSQDQDMCFHLSSEHEHHLKEWWTDGRQEDLYQWFCVDKLKVCCPPKHYGPECLPCTGYPNVCNSHGTCKGDGTRKGNGSCKCKNGYEGTNCDHCADNYFVILKNNTFTCEKCHKSCKDSCKTSGPKGCNECKDGWVYMGEGEGCVDVDECLEQDVCTSQQFCVNNDGSYSCLSCDPSCTDCYGDGNDMCYNCASGYIMKDRKCIVDTKWRSSDQSRYLTYGGLGVATIIIFRMNTTLASIVGAFIAVYIMVAEYIMNELYK; encoded by the exons atgctCTTGTTGTTAATGCTTCCAATTGTTCAATTAATACATGGTTTAGATGTTTCTAAATTTGTTCCAAAAGTTTCTGCTGATAATTCACCTTGcaaaagttgtaaaatattaattcaatcttttgaaaag ggCCTTGAGAGAACTAAAAATGGTCACTTTGGTGGTGGAAATACAGCATGGGAAGAGAAAAATCTATTGACTTATTCAAAAAGTGAAATAAGATTTGTGGAAATCCACGATTCACTGTGCACTGAACTATCTCAAGACCAAgatatg tGTTTTCATTTATCAAGTGAACATGAACATCATTTAAAAGAATGGTGGACAGATGGCCGTCAAGAAGATTTATACCAATGGTTTTGTGTtgacaaattaaaagtatgtTGCCCCCCAAAACATTATGGTCCTGAATGTTTACCATGTACAGGTTATCCAAATGTTTGTAATTCTCATGGAACTTGTAAG GGCGACGGAACTCGAAAAGGCAATGGGTCATGCAAATGTAAAAATGGTTATGAAGGTACCAACTGTGATCATTGTgcagataattattttgtcatactgaaaaataatacctttACTTGTGAAAAATGCCATAAATCTTGTAAAGATAGCTGTAAAACTTCCGGGCCAAAAG GTTGTAATGAATGTAAAGATGGATGGGTGTACATGGGTGAAGGTGAAGGTTGTGTGGATGTTGATGAATGTTTAGAACAAGATGTTTGTACTTCACAAcaattttgtgttaataatgATGGCTCATATTCATGTTTga GCTGTGATCCATCATGTACAGATTGTTATGGTGACGGAAATGATATGTGCTATAATTGTGCTTCAGGATACATCATGAAAGACAGAAAATGCATAG TGGACACCAAATGGAGGAGCTCTGATCAATCTCGTTATCTAACATATGGTGGCCTAGGAGtagcaacaataattattttcagaatGAATACAACTCTTGCAAGTATTGTTGGAGCATTTATAGCAGTTTACATTATGGTTGCTGAGTATATAatgaatgaattatataaataa
- the LOC114123253 gene encoding myotubularin-related protein 14 isoform X2, whose amino-acid sequence MDKNVVSEDDISSLIGHFAKETFKCTNSDSFGFDVMEKCLNLLRLDYKFMIIDNSKGRINEQYPHKIPILQHERFPRGPRTSSSSVDDISPKGNCNRKRNSLGAPSPSNHSSPEPYVRSQSPRLNSPKKTSEAVGTDVVLIDTLINEAKFARCRNRFVVPVILYQGKYICRSSTIARMTEIGLGTATAKGLSFEEFRQLDKKRKCDVELLNAWKVGTIIDLMVENEKQKYLFAVTSSEKVDDTQKYAVFRIIPTPYPGCEFFHDFKKNNYNSEGLMFDWSDPSIDSTLNVKPNPAVDQLDIQWSKYKEWDLRQLTENYLSLMLKYVWCSSKGILIHCISGWDRTPMFISLLRMSLWADGVIHKSLSPSQILYLTLGYDWYLFGHNLENRLEKGEDIMHFCFHFLKYIFSDDFKTPSMPSAVTAPSSPKYSSHMSEFDLTDLDQLDIRSRNNSNGSNEDLTNGKSYDTLEDNYSQFDFEPTPKLKSIKKPAEKFFITETIYEMEDIEDIDDDDFIMSDEVETKRYKCSSPRRRHRSVRSPELDFDFDDCEIPSNLDRTMPVDMPTSHKIRTYSNSSETDEWSMVTQTGSLNGNDLSENRFRPISSRENRLSAVRELFHKCYSTYGYKTDGPEETIKKI is encoded by the exons ATGGATAAGAACGTCGTGTCCGAGGACGACATCAGTTCGTTGATTGGACATTTCGCAAAAGAGACGTTCAAATGCACCAACAGCGATTCGTTT gGTTTTGATGTTatggaaaaatgtttaaatctaTTACGACTGGATTACAAATTTATG ATAATTGATAATAGCAAAGGACGTATAAATGAGCAATATCCAcataaaataccaattttacAACATGAAAGGTTTCCAAGAGGTCCAAGAACTTCATCTAGTTCTGTTGATGACATTTCACCAAAAGGAAATTGTAATCGAAAAAGGAACAGTTTAGGTGCACCTTCACCTAGTAATCATTCATCTCCAGAACCTTATGTGCGATCTCAATCACCAAGGCTTAATAGCCCCAAAAAAACTAGTGAAGCAGTTGGTACTGATGTAGTATTAATTGATACTTTGATAAATGAAGCCAAATTTGCACGTTGTCGTAATCGTTTTGTTGTACctgtcatattatatcaaggaaaatatatttgccg GTCTTCAACAATAGCAAGAATGACAGAAATAGGTCTTGGGACTGCAACAGCAAAAGGTTTATCTTTTGAAGAATTCAGACAACTTGATAAAAAGAGAAAATGCGATGTTGAATTACTTAATGCTTGGAAAGTTGGcactattattgatttaatggtTGAAAACgaaaagcaaaaatatttatttgc tgtCACATCTTCAGAAAAAGTAGATGATACTCAAAAATATGCCGTGTTccgtattatacctacaccATATCCAGGATGTGAATTTTTCCacgatttcaaaaaaaacaattataattctgAAGGATTAATGTTTGATTGGTCTGATCCGTCTATTGACTCAACGCTTAATGTGAAACCTAATCCTGCTGTTGATCAGTTGGATATCCAATGGAGTAAATACaag GAGTGGGACTTGCGGCAACTGACAGAAAATTACTTAAGTttgatgttaaaatatgtttggtgTTCATCTAAAGGTATTTTAATCCATTGCATCAGTGGTTGGGATCGTACACCTATGTTTATATCACTATTGAGAATGTCCTTATGGGCTGATGGTGTTATCCATAAATCATTATCTCCTAGCCAAATTCTTTATTTGACACTTGGGTATGACTGGTATTTATTCGGACATAACCTTGAAAATCGTCTTGAAAAAGGAGAagatataatgcatttttgttttcatttcctcaaatatatttttagtgatgATTTTAAAACTCCTAGTATGCC ttCTGCTGTTACTGCACCAAGTAGTCCTAAATACTCTTCACACATGAGTGAATTTGACTTAACTGATTTGGATCAATTAGATATTCGTTCACGAAATAATAGTAATGGCAG TAATGAAGATTTAACTAATGGTAAATCTTATGATACTTTGGAAGATAATTATTCacaatttgattttgaacCAACTCCTaaactaaaatcaataaaaaaaccagCAGAGAAGTTTTTCATAACAGAAACCATTTATGAAATGGAAGACATTGAAGACATTGATGATGATGATTTTATCATGTCTGATGAAGTAGAAACAAAACGGTATAAATGTTCATCTCCTCGCAGGCGGCATCGTTCAGTTAGGTCTCCAGAGttagattttgattttgacgACTGCGAAATTCCATCCAATTTAGATAGAACTATGCCGGTTGACATGCCTACTTCACATAAGATAAGAACCTATTCAAATTCAAGCGAGACTGATga ATGGTCAATGGTAACTCAAACCGGTAGCCTGAATGGTAATGATTTGTCTGAGAATAGATTTCGACCGATTTCATC aCGAGAAAACAGATTATCTGCTGTCAGAGAATTGTTTCATAAATGTTACAGTACATATGGTTACAAAACAGATGGTCCAGAAG aaacaataaaaaaaatatga
- the LOC114123260 gene encoding RNA transcription, translation and transport factor protein → MSINKVKAVGYPLAAVFDVNDQKSFRMLILWLEENILHTYVPEKRTELQNIDSSSWDIAFKNYCESCSSPIKTTEPIDQLEWLLGVAIRLIYNKQKNKFDSETKKTLEVSTDVPMIIPSDNPIDNLDVNSSDFKEGIEKLADLLNISKHPDHKITLEAIHKFITKRLNEEAIKNPSTILPKGEAFPLEKVKGHKIESKDPTVLHAMKVLRLAQLHRLRDLQTCINECIVGMQEVTSDPKTDTKLGKVGY, encoded by the exons ATGTCTATCAACAAGGTGAAAGCCGTAGGTTACCCATTGGCTGCAGTGTTTGATGTGAACG aTCAAAAAAGTTTCCGGATGTTAATTTTATGGTTGGAGgagaatatattacatacttatGTACCAGAGAAACGAACAGAGTTACAGAATATTGATTCTTCTTCTTGGGACATAGCattcaaaaactattgtgAATCATGTTCTAGTCCAATTAAAACTACTGAACCTATAGATCAGTTGGAATGGTTATTAGGCGTGGCAATTCgacttatatacaataaacaaa aaaataaatttgattctgaaacaaaaaaaactcttGAAGTTTCTACTGATGTTCCAATGATTATACCATCTGATAATCCAATCGACAATCTTGACG ttaacagCAGTGATTTCAAGGAAGGTATTGAGAAACTTgcagatttattaaatatttctaagcaTCCAGatcataaaattacattagaaGCTATTCATAAATTCATCACTAAAAGGCTTAACGAAGAAGCAATAAAAAATCCATCAACAATATTACCTaag GGAGAAGCTTTTCCTTTGGAGAAAGTAAAAGGTCATAAGATTGAATCCAAAGATCCAACTGTTCTACATGCAATGAAGGTATTGAGATTAGCACAGTTACATAGGTTACGCGATCTTCAAACATGTATTAATGAATGTATAGTTGGTATGCAGGAAGTTACTTCTGATCCAAAAACAGATACAAAATTGGGGAAAGTGggatattga
- the LOC114123254 gene encoding cysteine-rich with EGF-like domain protein 2 isoform X2 codes for MLLLLMLPIVQLIHGLDVSKFVPKVSADNSPCKSCKILIQSFEKGLERTKNGHFGGGNTAWEEKNLLTYSKSEIRFVEIHDSLCTELSQDQDMCFHLSSEHEHHLKEWWTDGRQEDLYQWFCVDKLKVCCPPKHYGPECLPCTGYPNVCNSHGTCKGDGTRKGNGSCKCKNGYEGTNCDHCADNYFVILKNNTFTCEKCHKSCKDSCKTSGPKGCNECKDGWVYMGEGEGCVDVDECLEQDVCTSQQFCVNNDGSYSCLSCDPSCTDCYGDGNDMCYNCASGYIMKDRKCIDASESYEVEEKTDGHQMEEL; via the exons atgctCTTGTTGTTAATGCTTCCAATTGTTCAATTAATACATGGTTTAGATGTTTCTAAATTTGTTCCAAAAGTTTCTGCTGATAATTCACCTTGcaaaagttgtaaaatattaattcaatcttttgaaaag ggCCTTGAGAGAACTAAAAATGGTCACTTTGGTGGTGGAAATACAGCATGGGAAGAGAAAAATCTATTGACTTATTCAAAAAGTGAAATAAGATTTGTGGAAATCCACGATTCACTGTGCACTGAACTATCTCAAGACCAAgatatg tGTTTTCATTTATCAAGTGAACATGAACATCATTTAAAAGAATGGTGGACAGATGGCCGTCAAGAAGATTTATACCAATGGTTTTGTGTtgacaaattaaaagtatgtTGCCCCCCAAAACATTATGGTCCTGAATGTTTACCATGTACAGGTTATCCAAATGTTTGTAATTCTCATGGAACTTGTAAG GGCGACGGAACTCGAAAAGGCAATGGGTCATGCAAATGTAAAAATGGTTATGAAGGTACCAACTGTGATCATTGTgcagataattattttgtcatactgaaaaataatacctttACTTGTGAAAAATGCCATAAATCTTGTAAAGATAGCTGTAAAACTTCCGGGCCAAAAG GTTGTAATGAATGTAAAGATGGATGGGTGTACATGGGTGAAGGTGAAGGTTGTGTGGATGTTGATGAATGTTTAGAACAAGATGTTTGTACTTCACAAcaattttgtgttaataatgATGGCTCATATTCATGTTTga GCTGTGATCCATCATGTACAGATTGTTATGGTGACGGAAATGATATGTGCTATAATTGTGCTTCAGGATACATCATGAAAGACAGAAAATGCATAG ATGCTAGTGAAAGCTATGAAGTCGAAGAGAAAACTGA TGGACACCAAATGGAGGAGCTCTGA